A single region of the bacterium genome encodes:
- a CDS encoding YciI family protein, with amino-acid sequence MPLNWVRTFPGPQESGAKQQFAILYRPARADFSEGQTGRESGAIAEHSAYLRGLLDAGVLKLAGRCEDTSLGLALIQSESEEQARRIMEADPAVQAGVFLASLKVWRTALLAGQW; translated from the coding sequence ATGCCCTTGAACTGGGTTCGGACTTTCCCCGGCCCCCAGGAGTCCGGGGCGAAACAGCAGTTCGCGATCCTCTACCGCCCGGCCCGCGCCGATTTCAGCGAGGGTCAGACCGGGCGGGAGAGCGGCGCGATCGCTGAGCATTCCGCCTATCTGAGAGGCCTTCTGGACGCCGGAGTGCTCAAGCTGGCCGGGCGCTGCGAGGACACAAGCCTGGGCCTGGCCCTGATCCAAAGCGAAAGCGAGGAGCAGGCGCGCCGGATCATGGAGGCCGACCCAGCCGTGCAGGCAGGGGTGTTCCTGGCCTCGCTCAAGGTCTGGCGCACAGCCCTTCTGGCCGGGCAATGGTGA